A portion of the Actomonas aquatica genome contains these proteins:
- a CDS encoding type II toxin-antitoxin system RelE/ParE family toxin, with protein MDYKVVLSPRAIEDLRDIVLYISPDRPETARRLGLALVEKTKTLAQFPLSGRIVPEFGDSTIRELILRPYRIVYCVDARSAVVGVARFWHGAREEIGNEDMG; from the coding sequence ATGGATTACAAAGTAGTCCTCTCTCCCCGTGCGATCGAAGACCTGAGAGATATCGTGCTCTACATTTCCCCTGATCGGCCCGAGACGGCTCGTCGCTTGGGACTGGCGCTCGTCGAGAAGACCAAAACCCTGGCGCAGTTTCCGTTGTCCGGTCGCATCGTTCCGGAGTTTGGCGACTCTACCATTCGGGAACTGATTTTGAGGCCCTATCGAATCGTCTATTGTGTCGATGCGCGGTCCGCGGTGGTGGGTGTCGCTCGATTTTGGCATGGCGCGCGCGAGGAAATCGGCAACGAGGATATGGGATAG
- a CDS encoding DUF6429 family protein — MKHDTDKIDEDVLALLFLTAHRERDGYPWRTWKGHDWEVMDRLCEKGFISDPHGKAKSVVFTEEGFAKAQQLFEAKYTKPE, encoded by the coding sequence ATGAAGCACGATACGGACAAGATTGATGAAGACGTTTTGGCGCTGCTGTTCCTGACTGCTCATCGCGAGCGAGATGGTTACCCGTGGCGGACGTGGAAAGGGCACGACTGGGAGGTAATGGACCGCCTTTGCGAAAAGGGCTTCATCTCTGACCCTCACGGTAAAGCGAAGTCCGTGGTCTTCACCGAGGAGGGCTTTGCCAAAGCCCAACAGTTGTTCGAAGCGAAATACACGAAACCGGAGTAA
- a CDS encoding alpha/beta fold hydrolase: MVTYVLPGMGADQRMYAGAWHRLPQVRFLDWPKESTASSLAELAVEVIAMAGIEDGAVVVGSSLGGMVAAEIAKRRSLQRLILVGSALQKEEVSALLRLLHPLVGLAPLSFVQRAGGKLPSELCTMFSEADAAFIRNMCRAVFAWEGLDHANVPVSRIHGRFDRVIPPPKDATLLDGGHLIAMTHADACVEFIERELGARWDEGCRA, encoded by the coding sequence ATGGTGACCTATGTTCTTCCCGGGATGGGTGCGGATCAGCGGATGTATGCGGGGGCATGGCATCGGCTGCCGCAGGTGCGATTTCTCGATTGGCCGAAGGAATCCACGGCGTCGTCGCTGGCTGAGTTGGCGGTGGAGGTGATCGCGATGGCCGGCATTGAAGATGGCGCGGTGGTGGTCGGCTCGTCGCTCGGAGGAATGGTGGCGGCGGAGATCGCCAAGCGGCGGAGTCTGCAGCGGCTTATTCTCGTGGGCAGTGCGCTGCAGAAGGAGGAGGTGAGCGCTCTGCTGCGGCTGCTTCACCCGCTGGTCGGCCTCGCGCCGCTTTCCTTTGTGCAGCGGGCGGGTGGGAAGCTGCCGTCCGAGTTGTGCACGATGTTTAGCGAGGCGGATGCGGCGTTTATCCGGAACATGTGTCGGGCGGTTTTTGCGTGGGAGGGATTGGATCACGCAAATGTGCCCGTTTCACGGATACATGGCCGTTTCGATCGCGTCATTCCGCCGCCGAAGGACGCTACGTTGCTCGATGGTGGGCATTTGATCGCGATGACGCACGCCGACGCCTGCGTGGAGTTTATTGAACGGGAGCTCGGGGCTCGCTGGGACGAGGGATGTCGGGCGTGA
- a CDS encoding YraN family protein produces the protein MSQRRVGGNRGEAGERRAEVFLVKERGMKLVARNWRNPRDRREEIDLVMRDGEVLVFVEVKARSDLARVPGLYAIDKRKRAVLRRAIRAYLWHLREEPHTHRFDVVELACPDGEDMTAATVRHFENVRLDRPIR, from the coding sequence TTGAGTCAACGCCGCGTGGGGGGCAACCGAGGCGAAGCGGGGGAGCGGCGCGCCGAGGTGTTTTTGGTCAAAGAGCGCGGGATGAAGCTGGTGGCGCGCAACTGGCGGAACCCGCGGGACCGGCGCGAGGAAATCGACCTTGTGATGCGCGACGGCGAGGTGTTGGTGTTTGTGGAGGTGAAGGCGCGGTCGGATCTGGCGCGGGTGCCGGGCCTGTATGCCATCGACAAGCGCAAACGGGCCGTCCTGCGCCGCGCCATTCGCGCCTACCTGTGGCACCTGCGGGAAGAGCCGCACACCCATCGCTTCGATGTGGTGGAGCTGGCCTGTCCGGATGGCGAAGACATGACGGCGGCGACGGTGCGGCACTTCGAGAATGTGCGGCTGGATCGGCCTATTCGCTGA
- a CDS encoding ATPase, T2SS/T4P/T4SS family: MAAPNVAGALRRSLLIKVIAKPAPSREDVTSVIELTSTKVVEALQAQSMTLYLVEGNDIAFRHVFYSPTLWKDEPSKEETFRQTAEKLLELRLPLGTGNVGAVIESGTPLFFNADGPDAESLKKMNTGFDVRSMLTVPLKAGSVNIGAIQVLNKEPTAGTDGQFTENDLKLLVEVAEYSATLIQRMLDPKFQLSADDTAKFIARLTDTPLVTDANQIEIDEKLVEVVGDAIIRREGIFPHKQLSPNSVAVLMSNPLDYAKRDAFQMATELHIEEVQVASATFIEELLGKLFKKAPTTESDVDISGVADVISTAYGEGEGGEVSAEDLENEESGPIVQLANRIIEDAYISGASDIHIEPQEKDLIVRYRIDGLCAEKLRLPTKVANALCTRLKIMCNLDIAERRLPQDGRIVFKKYTKKNIDIDLRVATGPMNHGEKVVMRILDKQKTTLPLPALGFSEENLEKYRKCIQQPYGMILHCGPTGSGKSMTLYSALAEINAPDINIQTAEDPIEYTLPGLNQMQMNRQIGLTFARALRCYLRMDPDVILVGEIRDEETAGIAVEAALTGHLLVSTLHTNDAPSTVSRLGEMGVEPFNVSASLLCVCAQRLMRRVCKNCKVPYEPEGREKMLMEKAIGWTGQIYKANPQGCPTCGGLGYKGRVGIHELMVNSEELTAGINKEIEVAELKRIAMRNGMKTLHQDSMLKVKEGITTIEEALANVPPDLIT, translated from the coding sequence ATGGCCGCTCCCAACGTTGCCGGCGCCCTGCGGCGCTCGCTGTTGATCAAGGTGATCGCAAAACCCGCGCCCAGCCGCGAGGACGTCACCTCCGTCATCGAACTCACCTCCACCAAGGTCGTCGAAGCCCTCCAAGCCCAGTCGATGACGCTCTACCTGGTCGAGGGCAACGACATCGCTTTCCGCCACGTTTTCTACTCCCCCACCCTCTGGAAAGACGAACCCAGCAAGGAGGAAACCTTCCGCCAAACCGCCGAAAAGCTGCTCGAGCTGCGCCTCCCCCTCGGCACCGGCAACGTCGGCGCCGTCATCGAGTCCGGCACGCCCCTCTTCTTCAACGCCGACGGCCCCGACGCCGAGTCGCTTAAGAAGATGAACACCGGCTTCGACGTGCGCTCCATGCTCACCGTCCCGCTAAAAGCCGGCAGCGTGAACATCGGTGCCATCCAGGTCCTCAACAAAGAACCCACCGCCGGCACCGACGGCCAGTTCACCGAGAACGACCTCAAACTCCTCGTCGAGGTCGCCGAATACTCCGCCACCCTCATCCAGCGCATGCTGGACCCCAAGTTCCAGCTCAGCGCCGACGATACCGCCAAGTTCATCGCCCGCCTCACCGACACCCCGCTCGTCACCGACGCCAACCAGATCGAGATCGACGAGAAGCTGGTCGAGGTCGTCGGCGATGCCATCATCCGCCGCGAGGGCATCTTCCCGCACAAACAACTCTCGCCCAACTCCGTCGCGGTCCTGATGAGCAACCCGCTCGACTACGCCAAACGCGACGCGTTCCAGATGGCGACCGAGCTGCACATCGAGGAAGTCCAGGTCGCCTCCGCCACCTTCATCGAAGAACTCCTCGGCAAACTCTTCAAAAAGGCCCCCACCACCGAGAGCGACGTCGACATCTCCGGCGTCGCCGACGTCATCAGCACCGCCTACGGCGAAGGCGAAGGCGGCGAAGTCAGCGCCGAAGACCTCGAAAACGAAGAGTCCGGCCCCATCGTCCAGCTCGCCAATCGCATCATCGAAGACGCCTACATCTCCGGTGCCTCCGACATTCACATCGAGCCGCAGGAAAAGGACCTCATCGTCCGCTACCGCATCGACGGTCTCTGCGCCGAAAAGCTGCGCCTGCCGACCAAAGTCGCCAACGCGCTCTGCACCCGCCTGAAGATCATGTGCAACCTCGACATCGCCGAGCGTCGCCTGCCGCAGGACGGCCGTATCGTCTTCAAGAAATACACCAAGAAGAACATCGATATCGACCTGCGCGTCGCCACCGGTCCGATGAACCACGGCGAGAAGGTCGTCATGCGTATCCTCGACAAGCAGAAGACCACCCTGCCCCTCCCGGCGCTCGGCTTCTCCGAGGAGAACCTCGAGAAATACCGCAAGTGCATCCAGCAGCCCTACGGCATGATCCTGCACTGCGGCCCGACCGGCTCCGGTAAGTCGATGACCCTCTACTCGGCCCTCGCCGAAATCAACGCGCCCGACATCAACATCCAGACCGCCGAGGACCCCATCGAATACACCCTGCCCGGCCTGAACCAGATGCAAATGAACCGCCAGATCGGGCTCACCTTTGCCCGCGCCCTGCGCTGTTACCTGCGTATGGACCCCGACGTGATCCTCGTCGGTGAGATTCGTGACGAAGAGACCGCCGGCATCGCCGTCGAAGCCGCCCTCACCGGTCACTTGTTGGTCTCCACCCTGCACACCAACGACGCGCCCTCCACCGTCTCCCGTCTGGGCGAAATGGGCGTCGAACCCTTCAACGTTTCCGCCTCCCTGCTCTGCGTCTGCGCCCAGCGCCTCATGCGCCGCGTCTGCAAAAACTGCAAGGTGCCCTACGAGCCGGAGGGCCGCGAAAAGATGCTCATGGAAAAGGCCATCGGCTGGACGGGCCAGATCTACAAAGCCAACCCCCAAGGCTGCCCCACCTGCGGTGGCCTCGGCTACAAAGGCCGCGTCGGCATCCACGAACTGATGGTCAACTCCGAGGAGCTCACCGCCGGCATCAACAAGGAAATCGAAGTGGCCGAATTGAAGCGCATCGCCATGCGCAACGGCATGAAGACGCTCCACCAGGATTCGATGCTCAAGGTCAAGGAAGGCATCACCACCATCGAAGAAGCCCTCGCCAACGTCCCCCCCGACCTCATCACCTGA